A region from the Rhodohalobacter sp. 614A genome encodes:
- a CDS encoding ABC transporter permease produces MLKHYFNLFFRNIKKDKSTFLINLIGLSTGLACVLLIYLWVNDELSVDKFHENHERIYQVIEHVEFTDGIQTIIETSGPMAELLAAEMPEVEYATATIPPSWFGEHLLSVGENNIKATGQLVGEDYFNIFSFDIIQGDKNSVMTDPNSIVLSEELAANLFGSIDNVVGEAVEFEHNRIFQVTGIFENVPSNSTMQFDFALSTEASRETPPWTSLHTWNSSGPKVYVLVQEGTDIEQLNAKVEQVRRNRDENTIRTATLIPFSEHYLYGRYENGTQAGGRIQYVRLFSVIALIILVIACINFMNLSTARASKRLKEIGIKKAVGAQRNTFIGQFLGESVAMAFMALMLAVLLVEIFLPQFNSIVGKQLVLNADVRLVTIMAGIVVFTGLIAGSYPALYLSGFNAVAVLKGKPNSNSSGESWTRKGLVIVQFTLSIVLIVSVLVVYKQIEFVQSQNLGYEQDNIVQLKVEGSLKNQLRTFQSEAKKLPGIRNTSSTTHSMIGQNWSGTLDWEGKNPDDIFQFQIFGVDYDFVETMGMEVSSGRSFSREFSTDSSGIIFNETAIRAMGIEDPVGKTVANGRAQIIGVIKDFHFKSLHDKVEPIYLRMMPDVVKYVVVRIEAGNEREALASLGDLYQQFNPGYPFEYQFLDESFQAQYTAEQRVASLSKYFAGLAILISCLGLLGLAAHTAEQRTKEIGVRKVLGASVLNIVGLMGKDFILLVITGFAIAVPIAWYMMSRWLADYAYSIEIGPGVFAIAGGVALFIALATVSWQSIKAALMNPVKSLRSE; encoded by the coding sequence ATGCTGAAACACTATTTCAATCTTTTCTTTCGAAATATCAAGAAAGATAAAAGTACTTTTTTGATCAATCTGATAGGTTTATCCACAGGGCTGGCATGTGTATTGTTAATTTATCTGTGGGTGAATGATGAACTGAGTGTGGATAAATTTCATGAAAATCATGAGCGAATTTACCAGGTTATCGAACATGTAGAATTTACGGATGGTATTCAAACCATTATAGAAACTTCAGGTCCCATGGCCGAACTATTAGCGGCTGAAATGCCCGAAGTAGAATATGCAACCGCGACCATTCCTCCATCGTGGTTTGGCGAGCATCTTCTTTCGGTTGGAGAGAACAATATCAAGGCTACAGGCCAGCTCGTGGGTGAAGATTATTTCAATATTTTTTCTTTTGATATCATTCAGGGAGACAAAAATTCGGTCATGACAGATCCGAATTCAATTGTATTATCCGAAGAATTAGCTGCCAATCTGTTTGGCAGTATTGATAATGTAGTGGGTGAAGCCGTAGAATTTGAGCATAACCGAATATTCCAGGTAACCGGAATTTTTGAGAACGTGCCTTCCAACTCTACCATGCAGTTCGATTTTGCATTATCCACTGAAGCTTCGAGGGAAACGCCTCCATGGACGTCACTACATACCTGGAATAGCAGCGGCCCTAAAGTATATGTATTGGTACAGGAAGGAACGGATATCGAACAATTAAATGCAAAAGTCGAACAGGTTCGAAGAAACCGGGATGAAAATACCATTCGCACCGCTACGCTTATTCCCTTTTCAGAACATTATCTTTACGGAAGGTATGAAAATGGGACACAGGCGGGAGGGAGAATCCAATATGTGAGGCTATTCTCTGTTATCGCTTTGATTATCCTGGTGATTGCCTGTATTAATTTTATGAATCTGTCGACGGCACGTGCTTCCAAACGATTAAAAGAGATAGGAATAAAAAAAGCTGTGGGGGCTCAACGAAACACCTTCATTGGTCAATTTTTGGGTGAATCTGTTGCAATGGCTTTTATGGCATTGATGCTTGCCGTTTTGTTAGTAGAAATCTTTCTTCCCCAATTCAACAGTATTGTAGGAAAACAATTGGTATTAAATGCCGATGTTCGTCTTGTTACCATAATGGCAGGCATAGTGGTTTTTACAGGTCTTATTGCTGGGAGTTATCCGGCACTTTATCTCTCAGGATTTAATGCAGTAGCCGTTCTCAAAGGAAAACCGAATAGCAATAGTTCCGGTGAATCGTGGACACGAAAAGGGTTAGTCATCGTTCAGTTTACTCTTTCCATCGTGCTGATTGTTTCGGTGTTGGTTGTCTATAAACAGATTGAATTTGTGCAAAGCCAAAACCTGGGGTATGAGCAAGACAATATTGTACAGCTTAAAGTAGAGGGAAGTTTAAAAAATCAGTTACGGACGTTTCAATCCGAAGCCAAAAAATTACCGGGCATAAGGAATACGTCGAGCACGACCCATAGCATGATTGGACAGAATTGGAGCGGGACGTTGGATTGGGAAGGCAAAAACCCGGACGATATTTTTCAGTTTCAAATTTTTGGTGTGGACTATGATTTTGTCGAAACGATGGGCATGGAAGTTTCATCAGGGCGAAGTTTTAGCCGGGAATTTAGTACAGACAGTTCGGGAATCATTTTTAATGAAACGGCTATCAGGGCAATGGGCATCGAAGACCCGGTGGGCAAAACAGTTGCTAATGGCAGAGCACAAATAATTGGCGTTATAAAAGATTTCCATTTCAAATCTCTGCATGATAAAGTTGAACCGATATACCTGCGAATGATGCCCGATGTGGTTAAATATGTTGTGGTAAGGATAGAGGCTGGAAATGAACGCGAGGCGTTGGCAAGCCTCGGAGACTTGTACCAACAGTTTAATCCCGGCTATCCTTTTGAATACCAATTTCTCGATGAAAGCTTTCAGGCCCAGTATACCGCAGAACAGCGGGTTGCATCCTTATCAAAATATTTTGCCGGGCTTGCCATTCTGATTTCCTGCCTGGGATTGTTAGGCCTTGCCGCCCATACCGCTGAGCAACGAACCAAAGAAATTGGAGTGCGCAAGGTATTGGGCGCAAGTGTGTTGAATATCGTCGGTTTGATGGGTAAAGACTTTATCCTTCTTGTAATCACCGGATTTGCCATAGCAGTTCCTATTGCGTGGTATATGATGAGCCGATGGCTGGCCGATTATGCTTACAGTATTGAAATTGGCCCGGGTGTATTTGCAATCGCGGGTGGAGTCGCCCTTTTTATTGCCTTGGCAACCGTAAGTTGGCAATCGATTAAAGCCGCGTTGATGAATCCGGTGAAAAGTTTGAGGAGTGAATAG
- a CDS encoding ABC transporter permease, translating to MLKHTLKLIYRNFIRFKSSFFINLVGLSVGMACTIFILLWVMDELNVDRYHSNVENIYQVMENQEYAEGSIHTTTETPGILAPALKEEIPEIEYAATYTWNVDYLFRRGDKSLKENGIFAREDLFNILSIPLISGNEDELLTAPYSVVISEELAKKYFGDESAVGKSIDIDDGGTYTITGVFSDISDNSTLQFNFVLPFQEYLQQNEWAADWANNSAQTIVMLRPEADVKSVDRKIKHFVKERSEQSDTELFLYPYADSYLYGSFDNGESVGGRIAYVRLFSVIAFFILLIACINFMNLSTARSSRRAKEVGIRKSIGAGRGSLIGQYMGESIITAFSALGFTLLIVELGLPIFNDVTEKTITIQYTDPSLLLFLGAIAFITGLISGSYPALYLSSFEAAKALKGKVKSSNREAFARKGLVVFQFTMSIILIVSTIVIYKQIQYFQQKNLGYKQENLIAFPIEGNLADNWESFSKQVQTEPGVESISSANHNFLGRYTSAADVHWPGKDPDANVLFELILVDYDLIETFDFELAEGRSFSREYGADSARVIVNEAAVKVMGMEQPVGKTLDAWYDDSEIIGVLKDFNYQNFQFKVEPIVMILNGGESFGTNFGYMRLNSNDISRTLANVEKTYKTFNPDYPFDYSFMDEQFAALYRSEMKVGELARYFGIFAILISCLGLFGLSIFMAEQRTKEIGVRKVLGATVTNIVGLISKDFIVLVLLGFVCAVPIAWYLMNQWLADYAYRIEIGPGVFAIAGGVALLIALVTVSWQSIKAALMNPVKSLRSE from the coding sequence ATGCTAAAACACACATTAAAACTCATTTATCGTAATTTTATTCGGTTTAAAAGTTCGTTTTTTATCAACCTTGTTGGGCTGTCTGTAGGGATGGCTTGTACCATATTTATACTTTTGTGGGTAATGGACGAATTGAATGTTGATCGATATCATAGCAATGTCGAAAACATTTACCAGGTGATGGAAAACCAGGAATATGCTGAAGGCTCTATTCATACAACCACCGAAACACCCGGCATTTTAGCCCCTGCATTGAAGGAAGAAATCCCTGAAATAGAGTATGCTGCAACCTACACCTGGAATGTAGATTATCTTTTTAGGCGGGGAGATAAATCATTGAAAGAAAACGGGATTTTTGCCCGGGAAGACTTGTTCAACATTCTCAGCATTCCATTAATATCCGGCAATGAAGACGAACTTTTGACCGCTCCATACTCGGTAGTTATTTCCGAGGAACTTGCTAAAAAATACTTTGGCGATGAAAGTGCTGTGGGCAAATCTATAGATATAGATGATGGCGGTACCTACACGATTACCGGAGTATTTAGCGATATTTCAGATAACTCTACGCTTCAGTTTAATTTTGTGCTTCCATTCCAAGAGTATTTACAACAAAATGAATGGGCCGCCGACTGGGCAAATAATAGTGCGCAAACGATAGTAATGCTGCGTCCGGAAGCCGATGTAAAATCTGTAGACCGTAAAATTAAACATTTTGTAAAAGAACGCAGTGAACAATCCGATACGGAGCTATTTTTATATCCGTATGCGGATTCATATTTATACGGCAGTTTTGATAATGGGGAATCTGTGGGAGGGCGTATCGCCTATGTAAGGTTATTCTCTGTTATCGCCTTTTTTATCCTCCTGATTGCCTGCATCAATTTTATGAATTTGAGTACGGCGCGGTCTTCCAGACGGGCCAAAGAGGTAGGTATTCGTAAATCCATCGGAGCTGGGCGTGGCTCTTTGATAGGCCAGTATATGGGGGAGTCCATTATTACAGCTTTTTCAGCCTTAGGATTTACTTTACTGATAGTAGAATTAGGTTTGCCCATCTTTAATGATGTAACCGAAAAAACGATTACCATTCAATATACAGACCCTTCACTGCTACTATTTTTGGGAGCTATAGCATTCATTACGGGATTGATTTCTGGTAGTTATCCTGCCCTGTATTTATCATCATTTGAGGCAGCTAAAGCCCTCAAAGGAAAAGTGAAATCTTCGAATAGAGAGGCGTTTGCCCGAAAAGGGTTGGTTGTTTTTCAATTTACGATGTCAATTATTCTTATCGTTTCAACGATTGTTATCTACAAACAGATTCAGTACTTCCAGCAAAAAAACCTGGGATACAAACAGGAAAATCTTATTGCATTTCCAATTGAAGGCAACCTGGCTGATAACTGGGAATCTTTTAGTAAACAAGTACAAACAGAACCGGGTGTTGAATCAATTTCAAGTGCTAATCATAACTTTTTAGGAAGATATACGAGCGCAGCAGATGTACATTGGCCGGGTAAGGATCCTGACGCCAACGTACTGTTTGAATTAATTTTGGTTGATTATGATCTGATCGAAACGTTTGACTTCGAATTGGCCGAAGGCCGCTCATTTTCAAGAGAATATGGCGCTGATTCAGCCCGGGTTATCGTCAATGAAGCAGCTGTAAAAGTGATGGGCATGGAACAGCCGGTCGGTAAAACTCTTGATGCCTGGTATGATGACAGTGAAATTATTGGCGTACTAAAAGATTTTAACTACCAGAATTTTCAATTCAAAGTGGAACCTATCGTCATGATTCTCAACGGAGGGGAAAGTTTCGGGACTAATTTTGGATATATGCGCTTAAACTCTAATGACATTAGCCGAACGCTGGCAAATGTGGAGAAAACGTATAAGACATTTAATCCCGATTATCCGTTCGATTACAGCTTTATGGATGAACAGTTTGCCGCCTTATATCGCAGTGAGATGAAAGTAGGGGAACTGGCCAGGTATTTTGGGATATTTGCCATATTAATTTCTTGTCTCGGACTTTTCGGTCTGTCCATTTTTATGGCTGAGCAGCGCACCAAAGAGATTGGTGTGCGTAAAGTGCTGGGTGCAACCGTGACGAATATTGTAGGGCTGATAAGTAAGGATTTTATCGTACTTGTATTGCTCGGTTTTGTATGTGCCGTTCCTATCGCCTGGTACCTGATGAACCAATGGCTGGCAGATTATGCCTACAGGATTGAAATTGGTCCCGGTGTATTTGCAATCGCGGGTGGAGTAGCACTTTTGATTGCTTTGGTAACGGTAAGCTGGCAATCCATCAAAGCAGCGCTGATGAATCCGGTGAAGAGTTTGAGGAGTGAATAA
- a CDS encoding ABC transporter permease, with protein MFKNYIKIALRNLWKNPGYSFINIGGLAIGISCCLLIGIYVSHEWNYDTFHEKSDRLYRLTYEHRIGEDLPPATPEEYMAWGSAAIAPLLEQDFPEVEHTVRLSGRHQQLISRGDEAFQEERYFFADPSFFDVFSFSLIQGDPETALVQPNSIILTESSAVRYFGEEDPLGKLLQLGSEETPLTVTGVMADIPSNTHLDFNMLLSMSTFENESRAIDRAFVFDSWGYVDFFTYVLLEENTSAEALEEKLPAFVQKYVGDELQDPPQTLDFNLEPITEAYLSVVSGFQPGPKGNEANLYIFSFIGFFILLIACVNFMNLATAYSTTRAKEVGIRKSIGAKRGGLIWQFISEAILLAGTATVLALAISQIALPFFQELSGKEIPGAIFTGIHVIAILIIGTVAVGLLAGFYPAFVLSAFRPVQVLKGNFSSSGSGAALRKGLVVFQFTAAIVLIIGTLVVRNQLQYLQEQPLGFQDRQQLVLDYGADALVNDNIDNIKQEFERVPGVQNVSATRSIPGGYFPHATSQIETAQGAMQQINPGLYEVDAEFLNQIEVEVAAGRLFSEDYSTDAEEALIINDVAAEQLGYSDPSEVIGKRFQQWGREGEVIGVVKNFNHESLQNEIRPLTFRVAPWLNYVVLQVSTDDISATLSDVEATWREVAPHRPFLFSFLDQSFDAQYQTVEKFGALFGIFTALAIFVACLGLFGLAAYAAQQRTKEIGVRKVLGATVRDIIALLSKDFVKLVCIGFVIAIPIAWYVMNQWLADFAYRIDIGWRIFAIAGAIAILVALITVSWQSLRAALMNPINSLRSE; from the coding sequence ATGTTTAAAAACTACATTAAAATTGCACTTAGAAATCTTTGGAAGAATCCGGGGTATTCATTTATAAATATCGGTGGTCTTGCTATTGGGATTTCCTGCTGTCTGCTCATTGGCATCTATGTAAGTCACGAATGGAACTATGATACCTTTCATGAGAAATCGGACCGGCTTTATCGTCTGACCTACGAACACAGAATTGGTGAAGATCTTCCTCCTGCAACACCGGAGGAGTACATGGCTTGGGGATCAGCAGCAATCGCACCACTTTTAGAACAAGATTTTCCTGAGGTTGAACATACCGTTCGTTTATCAGGAAGGCATCAACAGCTTATTAGTCGTGGTGATGAAGCCTTTCAGGAAGAACGATACTTTTTTGCAGATCCATCTTTTTTTGATGTTTTTAGCTTTTCGTTGATACAAGGTGATCCCGAGACAGCATTGGTTCAACCGAACAGTATCATTTTAACTGAAAGTTCGGCTGTTAGATATTTTGGAGAGGAAGACCCGCTTGGAAAATTGCTCCAGCTTGGTTCAGAGGAAACTCCCCTTACTGTGACTGGAGTAATGGCTGATATACCATCAAATACGCATCTTGACTTCAACATGCTTCTGTCCATGAGTACTTTTGAAAATGAATCGCGTGCCATTGATCGGGCTTTTGTGTTTGATAGTTGGGGATATGTTGATTTTTTCACTTATGTGCTGCTCGAAGAAAATACATCAGCTGAAGCATTAGAAGAGAAACTTCCGGCGTTTGTTCAAAAATATGTTGGAGATGAATTACAAGATCCTCCGCAAACGTTGGACTTCAACTTAGAACCAATTACTGAAGCGTATTTGAGTGTGGTATCCGGATTTCAACCTGGCCCCAAAGGGAATGAGGCTAACCTATATATCTTTAGTTTCATCGGTTTTTTTATTCTCCTGATTGCATGCGTCAACTTTATGAACCTGGCAACGGCATACTCAACAACCCGAGCAAAAGAGGTGGGTATTCGTAAATCTATTGGAGCCAAACGCGGCGGACTGATCTGGCAATTTATATCAGAAGCTATTCTTTTAGCCGGTACGGCCACAGTTTTGGCATTGGCAATATCACAAATCGCGCTGCCCTTTTTCCAGGAGCTTTCCGGAAAAGAGATCCCGGGTGCCATCTTCACCGGAATACATGTGATAGCTATTCTGATTATTGGAACTGTAGCCGTAGGACTTCTGGCGGGTTTTTATCCCGCATTCGTATTATCCGCTTTTCGCCCGGTTCAGGTCTTGAAAGGCAACTTTTCTTCATCAGGTTCAGGGGCAGCACTGCGAAAAGGATTGGTTGTTTTTCAATTTACGGCTGCAATTGTTTTGATTATCGGGACACTGGTGGTTCGAAACCAGTTGCAATACCTGCAGGAACAGCCGTTAGGATTCCAGGATCGACAACAACTTGTCCTCGATTATGGAGCCGATGCACTTGTAAATGATAACATTGATAACATAAAGCAGGAATTTGAAAGAGTGCCGGGTGTTCAGAATGTATCTGCAACCCGCAGTATACCGGGCGGCTACTTTCCACATGCTACCAGTCAGATTGAAACCGCCCAGGGAGCCATGCAGCAGATAAACCCGGGGTTATATGAGGTAGACGCTGAGTTCTTAAACCAAATTGAGGTAGAAGTTGCAGCGGGTCGCCTGTTCAGCGAAGATTATTCCACAGATGCAGAAGAAGCCTTAATCATAAATGATGTGGCCGCTGAGCAATTAGGCTACAGCGATCCTTCTGAAGTAATTGGGAAAAGATTCCAGCAATGGGGAAGGGAAGGAGAAGTGATTGGAGTGGTAAAAAATTTCAATCATGAATCCCTCCAGAATGAAATTCGTCCGCTCACATTTCGGGTTGCACCTTGGCTCAATTACGTAGTGCTTCAGGTTTCAACCGATGATATCTCAGCTACCCTTTCTGATGTTGAAGCAACGTGGAGAGAAGTTGCTCCTCACCGGCCCTTTTTGTTCAGTTTCCTGGATCAGTCCTTTGACGCCCAATATCAGACAGTTGAAAAATTTGGAGCTCTCTTCGGAATATTTACAGCCTTGGCCATATTCGTGGCCTGTTTAGGCTTATTCGGTCTTGCCGCTTATGCAGCTCAACAGCGAACGAAAGAGATCGGCGTTCGAAAAGTGTTGGGGGCGACCGTCAGAGATATCATAGCATTGCTTTCCAAAGATTTTGTAAAACTTGTGTGTATAGGGTTCGTAATTGCAATACCAATAGCATGGTACGTAATGAACCAGTGGCTGGCCGATTTTGCCTATAGGATTGACATAGGATGGAGGATTTTTGCTATCGCCGGCGCTATAGCCATACTTGTAGCATTGATAACCGTAAGCTGGCAATCCCTCCGTGCAGCATTAATGAATCCCATAAACAGTTTGAGGAGTGAATAA
- a CDS encoding ABC transporter permease, with protein sequence MIKNYIKIAWRNILREKGYAFVNVFGLSIGIAFCILIYLFVQDELTFDQFHQEGDQIFRVEETTLYADGSQSTGTPTGPVVLGPALQSEISGIEEYIRIQHKELFVRVQGSSSEALQENVLFADPSLLTVFTFPLQSGDPLTALENPDHVVLTREMAGKYFGDENPVGKTMEIRLNQQFESFVVSGVAQNIPGNSTIQFGILLPFQRLLMFDEAFKSNADSWHFYSAHTYVQLNSGSRESQIESNLPAFYEKYHATDIAQEKEAGRYDSTETDTYNLNPIQEIHLTRDSDPSYSIILSGIAIAVLIIACINFMTLSIGRSVRRATEVGVRKVVGADRKQLMVQFWGEAFFLSSIALALGVMMAEIFLPVFNQLTDKSLEINMAANSITILVLTGLLIITSFISGSYPALLLSGFKPVDSLSKHIQTGKTGIFSKSLIVFQFTVTVFLITSTLIMSRQLAYTRSIDLGFNNEQVVVIPTSGLDAGEIAQKFRNRLGQETSIVGITASGNELGRTGTMGMAFPYKDKHVAISVFRVDPYYIDFLGLNLVAGRDFDVNRDMASNRAVIVDEALVRDLEIEDPVGQTIPFPWAKPGEGPEIIGVVKDYHFQSLYQEVGPLMLTLDPNWYFEQMLVRIRPDNIPSTLDLLKETWQGTVSELPFTYHFLDDQMQTQYANDRRWSEIIRYAAMFSVLIACLGLLGLTALTVSRRTKEIGIRKVLGAKVHHIVTLISREFAMLILLGVVVATPLAYIIMQNWLTNFAYRVPLSVWFFLAAGFGALAIALLTVGYHAVKSALANPVKSLRSE encoded by the coding sequence ATGATTAAAAACTACATCAAAATTGCCTGGCGTAATATTCTTCGTGAAAAAGGATATGCTTTTGTAAATGTGTTTGGTTTGAGTATCGGAATTGCATTTTGCATTCTGATTTATCTCTTTGTACAAGATGAACTTACTTTTGATCAGTTTCATCAGGAAGGAGATCAGATTTTCCGGGTGGAAGAAACCACACTTTACGCAGATGGAAGCCAGTCTACCGGTACGCCTACCGGCCCTGTTGTACTTGGCCCCGCATTGCAATCCGAGATTTCCGGAATTGAAGAGTATATTCGGATTCAACATAAAGAACTTTTTGTACGGGTACAGGGCTCCTCATCCGAAGCTCTGCAAGAAAATGTGCTTTTCGCTGATCCGTCTTTGCTAACCGTATTTACGTTTCCATTGCAGTCAGGAGATCCATTAACGGCTCTGGAAAACCCCGATCATGTTGTGCTGACCCGGGAGATGGCCGGTAAATACTTTGGGGATGAAAACCCTGTTGGCAAAACAATGGAAATTCGGCTTAACCAACAGTTCGAAAGTTTTGTTGTGAGCGGAGTTGCTCAAAATATACCCGGCAACTCAACCATTCAATTTGGCATTTTACTGCCATTTCAGCGGTTATTGATGTTTGATGAAGCCTTTAAGAGCAATGCCGATAGCTGGCATTTTTATTCTGCTCATACATATGTTCAATTGAATTCAGGGTCGAGGGAATCTCAGATTGAGTCCAATCTTCCTGCATTCTATGAAAAATATCATGCGACCGATATTGCACAAGAAAAAGAAGCAGGCCGATATGATAGCACCGAAACAGATACTTACAATTTGAATCCCATTCAGGAGATTCACCTCACAAGAGATAGTGATCCCAGTTATTCTATTATTCTCTCTGGGATTGCCATTGCAGTACTTATTATTGCTTGTATAAATTTTATGACGCTGTCTATTGGAAGGTCGGTACGCCGCGCTACCGAAGTGGGCGTTCGTAAAGTGGTGGGTGCAGACAGAAAACAGCTGATGGTTCAATTCTGGGGTGAAGCTTTTTTTCTGAGCAGTATTGCATTGGCTCTTGGTGTGATGATGGCAGAAATATTCTTGCCCGTGTTTAATCAACTTACTGATAAAAGCCTTGAGATTAACATGGCTGCCAATAGCATCACAATTTTAGTTTTGACTGGCCTGCTTATTATCACCAGTTTTATTTCAGGCAGTTATCCGGCCCTTCTGCTGTCTGGTTTTAAACCGGTAGATTCTCTTTCAAAACATATACAGACCGGCAAGACGGGTATTTTCTCGAAATCTTTAATTGTGTTTCAGTTTACAGTTACGGTCTTTTTGATTACAAGTACGTTAATCATGTCCCGCCAGCTTGCCTATACCCGTTCGATAGATTTAGGCTTCAATAATGAACAAGTGGTAGTTATTCCAACAAGTGGGCTGGATGCCGGAGAAATTGCACAAAAATTTCGAAACAGGCTGGGGCAGGAGACGAGTATTGTTGGGATAACAGCTTCAGGTAATGAACTCGGCCGGACAGGTACCATGGGCATGGCATTTCCATACAAAGATAAACATGTTGCCATAAGTGTTTTCCGTGTGGATCCCTATTACATTGATTTTCTGGGATTGAACTTGGTGGCCGGACGTGATTTTGATGTGAACCGAGATATGGCTTCCAACCGGGCTGTTATTGTTGATGAAGCGCTGGTCAGGGATTTAGAGATTGAGGATCCGGTTGGCCAGACGATTCCCTTCCCCTGGGCAAAACCCGGCGAAGGGCCGGAAATAATCGGGGTTGTAAAAGACTATCATTTCCAGTCATTATATCAAGAAGTGGGCCCATTAATGCTCACGCTGGATCCGAACTGGTATTTTGAGCAGATGCTTGTTCGTATCCGTCCCGATAATATTCCTTCCACACTGGATCTTCTTAAGGAAACCTGGCAAGGCACAGTTTCTGAACTTCCTTTCACCTATCATTTTCTTGATGATCAGATGCAGACACAATACGCAAATGATCGGCGATGGAGTGAAATCATACGCTACGCAGCAATGTTTTCTGTGCTGATTGCCTGTCTTGGTTTGTTGGGATTAACCGCATTGACAGTATCCCGCCGGACAAAAGAAATTGGAATCAGGAAAGTTCTGGGAGCAAAAGTACACCATATTGTTACACTGATATCCCGCGAATTTGCGATGCTGATTTTATTAGGAGTAGTAGTTGCAACCCCACTGGCCTACATAATTATGCAAAACTGGCTTACCAATTTTGCCTATCGGGTTCCGCTTTCAGTTTGGTTCTTTTTGGCAGCGGGTTTTGGAGCTCTTGCAATAGCACTTTTAACGGTTGGCTATCATGCTGTTAAATCAGCACTGGCAAACCCGGTAAAGAGCCTGAGAAGTGAATAA